The following coding sequences are from one Roseburia hominis A2-183 window:
- a CDS encoding ABC transporter substrate-binding protein, with translation MKRKVLSVMLASAMLATMFTGCGDSSTTDSNAAATTGNDAAATTTEAADTDAAKTDAAGGSVYYLNFKPEQDQAWQDLAATYTEQTGVPVTVITAADGTYEQTLKSEIAKTEAPTLFQVNGPVGLANWKDYCLDLSNSEIYSHLTSDDYALKNDAGEVSGIAYVIETYGIIYNKTILNDYCTMDNAVISSPEDINNFETLKAVADDIQARLDEINDQFGYDLKGAFTSAGMDGSSDWRFKTHLANLPIYYEYKDKGIDSTDAIEGTYLDNYKQIWDLYITDSTCEPGLLSSKTGDEAESEFGMEEAVFYQNGTWEYSNLTNEDNGYLVTAEDMSMMPIYIGVDGEENQGLCTGSENYWCVNNQASAEDQQATLDFLEWVITSDEGRDSMANVMGFTTPFDTFADGYTADNVFIQADAAYTKAGKYSVTWNFSTIPSETWKDGVGSALLEYAQGTGDWDGVVTAFVDGWKTEYDATHE, from the coding sequence ATGAAAAGAAAAGTGTTATCCGTAATGCTTGCAAGTGCAATGCTCGCAACGATGTTTACTGGATGTGGGGACAGCAGCACAACAGACAGTAACGCAGCAGCTACCACAGGAAACGACGCAGCTGCAACAACCACAGAGGCGGCAGATACAGATGCAGCGAAGACGGATGCAGCGGGCGGTTCAGTTTATTATCTGAACTTCAAGCCGGAGCAGGATCAGGCATGGCAGGATCTGGCAGCAACCTACACAGAGCAGACAGGTGTTCCAGTAACGGTTATCACAGCAGCAGACGGTACTTACGAGCAGACGTTAAAGTCAGAGATCGCCAAGACCGAAGCTCCTACCTTATTCCAGGTAAACGGACCGGTAGGACTTGCAAACTGGAAGGATTACTGTCTGGATCTTTCAAACAGCGAGATCTACTCCCATCTGACCAGCGATGACTATGCACTGAAGAATGACGCTGGCGAGGTTTCCGGTATCGCATATGTAATTGAGACTTATGGCATCATTTACAACAAGACGATCTTAAACGACTACTGCACAATGGACAACGCAGTGATCTCTTCTCCGGAAGACATCAACAACTTTGAGACATTAAAGGCAGTGGCAGACGACATTCAGGCAAGATTAGACGAGATCAACGACCAGTTCGGATATGACTTAAAGGGAGCATTTACTTCCGCAGGTATGGATGGATCTTCCGACTGGAGATTTAAGACACACCTTGCAAACCTTCCGATCTACTATGAGTACAAGGACAAGGGCATTGATTCCACCGATGCAATCGAGGGTACATACCTTGACAACTACAAGCAGATCTGGGATCTCTACATTACAGATTCCACCTGTGAGCCGGGTCTTCTTTCCAGCAAGACCGGTGACGAGGCTGAGTCCGAGTTCGGTATGGAAGAAGCTGTTTTCTACCAGAACGGTACATGGGAGTACAGCAACCTGACCAATGAGGATAACGGTTATCTCGTAACAGCTGAGGACATGAGCATGATGCCGATCTACATTGGTGTGGACGGTGAGGAAAATCAGGGACTCTGCACAGGTTCTGAGAACTACTGGTGCGTTAATAATCAGGCATCCGCAGAGGATCAGCAGGCAACACTTGATTTCCTTGAGTGGGTGATCACATCTGATGAGGGACGTGATTCCATGGCTAATGTAATGGGATTCACAACACCGTTTGATACTTTTGCTGACGGTTACACAGCAGACAATGTATTCATCCAGGCAGATGCAGCTTACACCAAAGCTGGCAAGTATTCTGTAACATGGAACTTCTCCACTATTCCTTCTGAGACATGGAAAGATGGCGTTGGTTCTGCATTACTTGAGTATGCACAGGGTACCGGCGACTGGGATGGCGTTGTGACAGCATTCGTAGATGGATGGAAGACTGAGTACGACGCAACACACGAATAA
- a CDS encoding carbohydrate ABC transporter permease — protein sequence MEKSIKKYFPVFALPTLVAFTIGFIIPFIMGIYLSFCEFTTVTDAKFVGLKNYIRIFSDATFTHALVFTALFTVVSVLTINVFAFAIAMLLTKGIRGTNLFRTVFFMPNLIGGIVLGYIWQILLNGILANFGKTLTYSGTYGFWGLVILMNWQQIGYMMIIYIAGIQNIPGELIEAAKIDGATNRQLLRHVTIPMVMPSITICTFLTLTNSFKLFDQNLALTAGEPSNSSQMLALNIYETFYTRTGWEGAGQAKAVVFFIIVAVIAMLQNRLTRSKEVQQ from the coding sequence ATGGAGAAATCAATTAAGAAATATTTTCCTGTTTTTGCACTCCCGACTTTAGTGGCATTTACAATCGGTTTTATAATTCCTTTTATTATGGGTATCTATTTATCGTTTTGTGAATTTACGACGGTGACTGATGCAAAGTTCGTGGGACTGAAAAATTATATCCGGATTTTTTCGGATGCAACATTCACACATGCGCTGGTGTTTACGGCACTGTTTACGGTCGTGTCCGTTCTTACGATCAATGTGTTTGCATTTGCGATCGCGATGCTTTTAACAAAGGGAATTAGGGGAACGAACCTGTTTCGTACCGTGTTCTTTATGCCGAACCTCATCGGAGGTATTGTGCTTGGATATATCTGGCAGATCCTGTTAAACGGTATTCTGGCGAACTTCGGAAAGACACTTACCTATTCCGGAACCTACGGATTCTGGGGACTTGTAATTTTAATGAACTGGCAGCAGATCGGTTATATGATGATTATCTATATCGCCGGCATCCAGAACATCCCGGGTGAGCTGATCGAGGCGGCAAAGATTGACGGGGCGACGAACCGTCAGCTGCTGCGCCATGTGACGATCCCGATGGTAATGCCGTCGATTACGATCTGTACATTCCTGACACTGACGAACTCCTTTAAGCTGTTTGACCAGAACCTGGCGCTGACTGCGGGCGAGCCGTCGAACAGTTCCCAGATGCTGGCACTGAATATTTATGAGACATTCTACACCAGAACCGGATGGGAGGGCGCCGGTCAGGCGAAAGCGGTGGTATTCTTTATCATTGTGGCAGTCATTGCAATGCTACAGAACAGACTTACCAGAAGTAAGGAGGTGCAGCAATAA
- a CDS encoding carbohydrate ABC transporter permease, with the protein MAKNKKADNQVSAVRRAKHGWVLTVFFSILAVLWLYPIFLVAMNSLKKKGFITRYPFALPDHRSFFGIENFIKGVQKTNFFAAMGNSVIITVGSVAVIILCTSMCAWYITRVHNKVNSTIYMLCLFSMIVPFQMVMFSLSKLANMMHLSNPIGIILVYLGFGAGLAVFMFCGFVKSIPLEIEEAAMIDGCTPLQTFFQVVFPIMKPTTITVAILQAMWIWNDYLLPYLVLDLKKYKTIPIVIQYLKGGYGAVDWGTMMAMLVLAIVPIIIFYAACQKYIIEGVVAGAVKG; encoded by the coding sequence ATGGCAAAGAACAAAAAAGCAGACAATCAGGTAAGCGCGGTAAGACGCGCCAAACACGGATGGGTTTTGACTGTATTTTTCTCAATCCTTGCGGTACTGTGGCTGTACCCGATTTTCCTCGTGGCGATGAACTCCTTAAAGAAAAAAGGATTCATCACGAGATATCCGTTTGCACTGCCGGATCACCGTTCTTTCTTCGGAATTGAGAACTTTATCAAGGGCGTGCAGAAGACGAACTTTTTTGCGGCGATGGGGAACTCCGTTATCATCACGGTAGGTTCTGTGGCGGTAATCATTCTCTGTACCTCCATGTGCGCATGGTACATTACGAGAGTACATAACAAAGTGAACTCCACGATCTACATGTTATGCCTGTTTTCCATGATCGTGCCGTTCCAGATGGTTATGTTCTCCCTGTCAAAGCTGGCGAACATGATGCATTTAAGCAATCCCATCGGTATTATTCTGGTATACCTCGGATTCGGAGCCGGACTGGCGGTGTTTATGTTCTGCGGTTTTGTGAAGAGCATTCCGCTTGAGATTGAGGAGGCGGCAATGATTGACGGGTGTACGCCGCTCCAGACCTTTTTCCAGGTGGTATTCCCGATTATGAAGCCGACCACGATCACGGTGGCAATTCTGCAGGCAATGTGGATCTGGAACGACTATCTGCTGCCTTATCTGGTGCTGGATCTGAAAAAATACAAGACCATCCCGATTGTCATCCAGTATTTAAAGGGCGGCTACGGCGCTGTTGACTGGGGTACCATGATGGCGATGCTGGTGCTTGCCATTGTTCCGATCATTATTTTTTATGCAGCCTGCCAGAAGTATATTATAGAAGGTGTTGT